A genomic region of Catalinimonas niigatensis contains the following coding sequences:
- a CDS encoding SusC/RagA family TonB-linked outer membrane protein gives MTLLASLSSMTAEIEEQMVEKTITGKVTDSDNQEPLPGVNVLVQNTTIGTVTDIDGNYTITAPDDAQVLVFSSVGYTTEEVEIGGRSVINMEMLLDIQSLSEVVVTALGIKKEAKKLGYATSTVAPDQITVNRTTNFMNALQGKVPGVNITSLGTGPAGTSKIRIRGQSSFGGQNQPLVVVNGVPIDNTNFGATTGQSGSDAANTDRGRNRTSDGGDGLTSINPDDIESMTVLRGAAASALYGARAKDGVIMITTKQRGEGKGIGVQFNSNFTVDTPLDFTDYQYEYGQGENGLRPTDPNPTSGVWSFGERFEPGMTQILFDGIEVPYVPQPSHVSEFYRTGNTFSNTITLSSGGEYGGFNLSLSNTDNESIVPNSDYNRKTVNLGFTQSIAKRLNVSGNVNYSNEDYKNPPQIAEQDMSTPTTIYSLANSMPLDLLRENMADANGNEFVYSRFRNRTNPYWAAYERFDNVNRDRLFGNLTARYNFTDWLYLQGRVGQDYYARDQEYNFPTGTASLGNAQEGFVNGQFVQDTRRFREINTDFLIGANRTFGVIGVDLTVGGNRMYRRMDRNNVVVDDFVVRDLYTVMNGRVKDPIYEISERQVNSLYGMVDLSYKEFLYLNATARNDWFSTLSPENRSILYPSVTGSFVFSQTFENFPNWINFGKIRAGYAEVGSDTDVQPYASNLFYSVNNNLFPNPNGQLQPVGVINASTVPNADLRPMRVSEKEIGLELKLMDNRVGLDITYYDKLTTDQILAAQVSDASGYTNQLINVGESVNRGVEMLLTFTPVRTTNFNWDLSFNGSYNNSEVLKLGVNPEDTIITVGTGQFDGELRQVVGEPLGQLYGFGYLRDDQGRQVFDAGSGRPLRTPLQIGYGTAIPRWVGGITNSLNYKGINLSFLIDFKLGHKLISGTNFNAWRHGLHKGTLVGREENVVVGDGVNPSGEINETESPLQAYYETVRSLRIQEEFVYNAGFWKLRQITLGYDFSRHLPDNLFIEGLKLSFVANNVAILKKWTDNIDPEQFGFSTDNLIGLEAPGLPTTRSMGFNLNVKF, from the coding sequence ATGACATTGCTGGCCTCTCTGTCTTCTATGACAGCTGAAATTGAAGAGCAAATGGTGGAAAAGACGATTACAGGAAAGGTAACAGACAGCGATAATCAGGAACCTTTGCCAGGAGTCAATGTGCTGGTACAGAATACTACCATAGGAACAGTCACTGATATTGATGGTAATTACACCATCACTGCTCCTGACGATGCACAGGTGCTGGTATTTTCATCCGTTGGCTATACTACAGAAGAAGTAGAGATTGGTGGCAGATCAGTAATCAATATGGAAATGCTGCTTGATATCCAATCGCTTTCTGAAGTGGTAGTGACCGCATTGGGTATCAAAAAAGAAGCAAAAAAACTGGGCTATGCTACTTCCACCGTAGCTCCTGATCAGATTACTGTCAACAGGACCACCAACTTCATGAATGCTTTGCAGGGTAAAGTACCCGGTGTTAACATTACTTCACTCGGTACAGGACCGGCAGGTACCAGCAAAATCCGTATCAGGGGACAGTCTTCTTTCGGCGGTCAGAATCAACCTCTTGTGGTGGTAAACGGGGTACCTATTGACAATACCAACTTTGGGGCTACTACAGGTCAGAGTGGATCGGATGCGGCCAATACCGACAGAGGAAGAAACCGTACTTCTGATGGTGGTGATGGACTGACCAGTATCAATCCCGATGATATTGAATCTATGACTGTATTAAGGGGAGCTGCTGCATCAGCACTTTATGGTGCCCGTGCCAAAGATGGGGTCATCATGATCACTACCAAGCAGAGAGGAGAAGGAAAAGGAATTGGAGTACAGTTTAACTCCAACTTCACGGTAGATACTCCACTGGATTTTACTGATTATCAGTATGAATATGGACAGGGAGAAAATGGTTTGCGTCCTACTGACCCCAACCCTACTTCAGGTGTATGGAGCTTTGGTGAGCGTTTTGAGCCCGGTATGACGCAGATTTTGTTTGACGGCATAGAAGTACCTTATGTACCCCAGCCTTCACATGTTAGTGAGTTCTACCGTACCGGAAACACATTCTCTAACACCATAACCCTTTCCTCAGGTGGTGAGTACGGTGGTTTCAACCTATCACTATCCAATACGGATAATGAGTCTATTGTCCCCAATTCCGACTATAACCGCAAAACGGTCAACTTAGGGTTTACTCAGTCTATAGCCAAAAGGCTGAACGTTTCTGGTAATGTGAATTACTCTAATGAAGACTATAAAAACCCTCCGCAGATAGCCGAGCAGGATATGAGTACGCCTACCACCATTTATTCTTTGGCTAACTCCATGCCTCTGGATTTGCTCAGAGAGAATATGGCAGATGCTAACGGTAATGAATTTGTGTATTCCAGGTTCAGAAACCGTACAAATCCCTACTGGGCTGCTTATGAGCGTTTTGATAATGTGAACCGGGATCGCTTGTTCGGAAACTTAACTGCGCGCTATAACTTCACCGACTGGCTGTATCTGCAGGGTAGGGTAGGGCAGGATTATTATGCCCGTGACCAGGAATACAATTTCCCTACCGGAACGGCTTCGTTGGGAAATGCGCAGGAAGGTTTTGTGAACGGACAATTTGTTCAGGATACCCGTCGTTTCCGCGAAATTAACACCGACTTCCTCATCGGTGCCAACCGTACTTTCGGCGTCATTGGCGTTGACTTGACCGTTGGAGGAAACCGCATGTACCGCCGGATGGACAGAAACAATGTGGTGGTGGATGACTTTGTGGTAAGAGATCTGTACACTGTGATGAATGGCCGGGTGAAAGATCCTATTTATGAAATCTCAGAAAGACAGGTAAACTCTCTGTATGGAATGGTAGACTTATCTTATAAAGAGTTTCTCTATCTGAATGCCACTGCTCGTAATGACTGGTTCTCAACCTTGTCTCCTGAAAACCGCAGTATTCTCTACCCTTCAGTGACCGGTAGTTTTGTATTTTCACAGACTTTTGAGAACTTTCCTAACTGGATTAACTTTGGTAAAATACGTGCCGGATATGCAGAAGTGGGTAGTGACACTGACGTTCAACCTTATGCAAGCAACCTTTTCTACAGTGTAAATAATAACCTTTTCCCCAACCCCAACGGACAATTGCAGCCGGTAGGAGTGATCAACGCTTCTACCGTGCCCAATGCAGATTTACGTCCAATGCGGGTATCTGAAAAAGAAATAGGCTTAGAATTGAAGCTTATGGACAATCGTGTTGGGCTTGACATAACATACTACGATAAGCTGACTACCGATCAGATTTTGGCTGCGCAAGTTTCAGATGCTTCTGGATATACCAACCAGTTGATCAATGTGGGTGAGAGCGTCAACCGTGGAGTGGAAATGTTATTGACATTCACACCTGTCAGAACTACCAATTTTAACTGGGATTTAAGCTTTAACGGCTCATACAATAATTCCGAAGTATTGAAGCTGGGTGTTAATCCTGAAGATACCATCATCACCGTAGGTACCGGGCAGTTTGATGGGGAACTTCGTCAGGTGGTGGGCGAGCCTCTGGGACAATTGTACGGATTTGGATACCTCAGAGATGATCAGGGAAGACAGGTTTTTGATGCGGGTAGTGGACGTCCACTAAGAACTCCCCTACAAATCGGTTATGGAACTGCTATTCCGAGATGGGTAGGAGGGATTACTAATTCTCTAAACTACAAAGGCATAAACTTATCCTTCCTGATTGACTTTAAGCTGGGACATAAACTAATTTCCGGTACTAACTTCAATGCCTGGAGGCATGGTTTGCACAAAGGTACACTAGTTGGTCGTGAAGAAAACGTTGTGGTAGGAGACGGAGTGAATCCTAGTGGAGAAATAAATGAAACAGAATCACCTCTTCAGGCTTACTACGAGACTGTGCGCTCATTGCGGATACAGGAAGAGTTTGTTTACAATGCCGGCTTCTGGAAACTGCGTCAGATTACACTGGGGTATGATTTCAGCAGGCACTTACCGGATAATTTATTCATAGAAGGACTTAAGCTGAGCTTTGTAGCCAACAATGTAGCCATCCTGAAAAAATGGACAGATAACATTGATCCGGAGCAGTTTGGATTTTCTACAGACAACCTCATTGGTCTGGAAGCTCCCGGCTTACCCACTACCCGTAGTATGGGATTCAATCTGAATGTTAAGTTCTAA
- a CDS encoding mandelate racemase/muconate lactonizing enzyme family protein: protein MTNPYSRRSFLSKGAAGAVGLSLFANFANDLFAAVQKQTLYSAPSDLKITDIKCGYIRGGHSLFVKVFSNQDIVGHGEAVDATPGTYHLVKMMGERIKGQNPLNMHRIFEDVRRRGFFEGAQSGMYIAVLTAIETALWDMAGKALNLPVYQLLGGKFRDNIRVYMDTALYQSDLPSPQEFADSAKEAVDMGMTAVKFDLDQFNDPNKYDRYNWTASPGELQRMYDQIAAAREAVGPNIDICVDMHGKYDLPTGKKVAKMMEPLNLMWLEEPIPAENLEAYKLITESTSTPICTGENLYLAHPFRRLLELGAVDIIMPDLQKAGGLGEAQRIANLANLYYVPFAPHMVASYLGAMAAAHVCASVPNFLILEWQIYFHKNPMFKEIVDFEGDMVVDGYIPLLEKPGIGVEINEEGMRKYADKDVPFFT from the coding sequence ATGACGAATCCTTACTCAAGACGCTCTTTTTTATCTAAAGGCGCAGCTGGTGCCGTAGGCTTATCACTTTTTGCAAATTTTGCCAACGATCTTTTTGCCGCCGTTCAAAAACAAACTTTATACTCAGCTCCTTCTGATCTTAAAATCACTGATATCAAATGCGGCTATATCCGGGGCGGACACAGCCTGTTTGTCAAGGTTTTCAGCAATCAGGATATTGTAGGACATGGTGAAGCGGTAGATGCTACTCCGGGTACTTACCATCTGGTAAAAATGATGGGCGAACGTATCAAAGGCCAAAATCCACTGAATATGCACCGCATCTTTGAAGATGTACGGCGCCGTGGATTTTTTGAAGGTGCACAGTCCGGTATGTATATCGCGGTGCTCACTGCCATAGAAACTGCACTTTGGGATATGGCGGGTAAAGCCCTCAACCTTCCGGTGTATCAGTTGCTGGGAGGTAAGTTCAGAGACAATATTCGGGTGTATATGGATACGGCACTGTATCAAAGCGATTTACCTAGTCCGCAGGAATTTGCAGACAGTGCGAAAGAAGCAGTGGATATGGGTATGACTGCTGTTAAATTTGACCTGGATCAATTTAACGACCCTAACAAATACGACAGGTATAACTGGACAGCAAGTCCCGGGGAATTGCAAAGGATGTACGATCAGATCGCTGCCGCCAGAGAAGCCGTAGGCCCCAACATTGATATTTGTGTGGATATGCATGGCAAGTATGATTTGCCTACCGGTAAAAAAGTAGCCAAGATGATGGAACCTCTCAATCTGATGTGGCTGGAAGAGCCCATTCCGGCAGAAAATCTGGAGGCATATAAATTGATTACGGAATCTACCAGCACGCCTATTTGTACCGGAGAGAATCTGTATCTGGCGCACCCTTTCCGTCGCCTGCTGGAACTGGGCGCTGTAGATATCATCATGCCTGACCTGCAAAAAGCAGGAGGCCTGGGCGAAGCACAAAGAATTGCCAACCTGGCCAACCTTTATTATGTTCCCTTTGCTCCGCATATGGTGGCTTCTTATCTGGGAGCTATGGCAGCCGCTCATGTATGTGCCTCAGTTCCTAACTTTTTGATTCTGGAATGGCAGATTTACTTTCATAAGAACCCCATGTTCAAGGAGATCGTGGATTTTGAAGGGGATATGGTTGTAGATGGTTACATTCCACTTTTAGAAAAGCCGGGTATAGGTGTAGAGATCAATGAAGAAGGCATGCGCAAATACGCGGATAAAGATGTGCCCTTTTTTACCTGA
- a CDS encoding SusD/RagB family nutrient-binding outer membrane lipoprotein — protein MRKISIHILTVFTLLVCSTACDEGFDEMNTNPVQPTTLDPGFLMNNAILLSTFDGVTLPYELAIVQQMVSPNSGVIAGGNYNQDNRPVTRGNWDKYYRDVLKHTTDVKRMTADDPERSNLYNMARIIHSNAAMVLTDTYGDIPYFEAGVGFLEGNVTPQYDPQQDIYADILTELEQASAALDANQPTESGDVLYGGDTEKWKKLGYSLMLRAAMRHSNVDPAVAEEYVGKAVAGGLMESNADNAVIYHDFNYTNEVGNTLNSTEANNYYLAAPFVSYLQENDDPRLASIAVRYVGAASGPDQNSAIAGTPPPGVTLSTDPAVQIGMPMGYDNATIIPVAANLGLASFYDFSQLDRTRMGSRDAPAYLVTYAQTQLLLAEAVVSGWASGNEENLYAEGIRAHMEQLADYGANTAVPSEAIDAYIQANPLNDANAIEQINEQYWVASFLNGPEAFANFRRTGFPDLAPNPFPGSEIDGDFIRRLTYPDSEFAVNTGNIQAAVARQGADDLDTRVWWDVE, from the coding sequence ATGAGAAAAATATCAATCCATATACTCACTGTTTTCACACTTCTTGTTTGCTCTACGGCTTGCGATGAAGGGTTTGACGAAATGAATACTAACCCGGTTCAGCCAACAACCTTAGATCCGGGCTTCCTGATGAACAATGCCATCCTGCTTTCAACTTTTGATGGTGTAACTTTACCATACGAACTGGCAATTGTACAGCAGATGGTCTCGCCCAACTCAGGAGTAATTGCCGGAGGTAACTATAATCAGGATAACCGCCCGGTTACCCGCGGAAACTGGGATAAGTACTACCGGGATGTGTTGAAGCATACCACCGATGTCAAGCGGATGACCGCCGATGATCCTGAAAGATCTAATCTCTACAACATGGCCCGGATCATTCATTCAAACGCTGCTATGGTGCTCACCGATACCTATGGTGACATACCGTATTTTGAGGCTGGAGTTGGCTTTTTGGAGGGCAATGTAACCCCTCAATATGATCCTCAGCAAGATATTTATGCAGATATCTTAACTGAACTGGAGCAGGCCTCGGCAGCACTAGATGCTAACCAGCCCACAGAAAGTGGAGATGTGTTGTATGGAGGAGATACAGAAAAATGGAAAAAACTTGGCTATTCGCTTATGCTAAGAGCCGCCATGCGCCATTCTAATGTAGACCCAGCTGTTGCTGAAGAATATGTGGGCAAAGCAGTAGCTGGCGGGTTGATGGAATCCAATGCGGATAATGCAGTCATCTACCATGATTTTAATTATACCAATGAAGTAGGCAATACCCTTAATTCTACCGAAGCCAATAACTATTACCTGGCTGCTCCTTTTGTCAGTTATCTACAGGAGAACGATGATCCCCGCTTGGCTTCTATTGCAGTGCGTTATGTAGGCGCTGCTTCCGGCCCCGATCAAAATAGTGCTATTGCCGGAACGCCTCCTCCAGGCGTAACTTTATCTACTGATCCTGCAGTTCAGATTGGTATGCCTATGGGCTACGATAATGCTACCATCATTCCGGTGGCTGCAAATTTAGGATTGGCCAGCTTCTACGATTTTTCTCAGTTGGACAGAACCCGGATGGGGAGCCGTGATGCGCCAGCCTATCTGGTCACTTATGCTCAAACCCAGCTTTTGCTGGCAGAAGCAGTCGTCAGTGGTTGGGCAAGCGGCAATGAGGAAAATCTGTATGCAGAAGGCATTCGGGCACATATGGAGCAATTGGCAGACTACGGTGCAAACACCGCAGTACCTTCAGAAGCCATTGACGCTTACATTCAGGCGAATCCTCTCAATGATGCGAATGCTATTGAGCAGATCAACGAACAATATTGGGTAGCCTCTTTTCTCAATGGCCCTGAGGCTTTTGCCAACTTCAGACGTACCGGATTTCCTGATTTGGCTCCTAACCCTTTCCCAGGTAGCGAGATTGACGGAGATTTTATTCGTCGCTTAACTTATCCTGACTCTGAGTTTGCTGTAAATACAGGTAATATTCAGGCGGCAGTAGCCCGTCAGGGTGCAGATGACCTGGATACCCGCGTTTGGTGGGATGTAGAATAG
- a CDS encoding RraA family protein codes for MKNNLCLSLLLVNLFVFIFQGAASAQTIPKEQMILYTQKWEGERYEDGRPKVPDDLLERMKSVTHEEAWAVMKNEGYLHQYEEGWLSTHPDSVLIGRAYTALFMPGRPDVYQAILDKGHAEGRIRGQNAWPVDELEPGDVYVADQFGAHADGPTIGDNLANAIYANSGNGIVYNGAIRDIEGLKELPEFTSFVRSYHPSHHNPSHDQNTTLIGMNVPINLGSVMVVPGDVILGKEGGVSVIPAHLAEKVVKTSEVVRLRDMFGHQRLREKKYTAGQIDSRWTDDIEKDFSQWLEANIAELPVSQEQIQEILKNRTW; via the coding sequence ATGAAGAACAACCTATGCCTGAGCTTACTGCTCGTTAACTTATTTGTATTTATCTTTCAAGGCGCTGCTTCTGCCCAAACAATCCCAAAAGAACAAATGATCTTGTACACCCAGAAATGGGAAGGCGAACGATATGAAGATGGACGCCCGAAAGTACCCGATGATCTGCTGGAGCGCATGAAATCTGTCACCCACGAGGAAGCCTGGGCAGTGATGAAAAATGAAGGCTACCTTCACCAGTATGAAGAAGGCTGGCTGAGTACTCATCCTGACAGTGTATTAATTGGTCGGGCGTATACTGCACTTTTTATGCCTGGCCGACCTGATGTCTATCAGGCCATATTGGATAAAGGACATGCAGAGGGCCGCATTCGCGGTCAGAATGCCTGGCCGGTGGACGAGCTTGAGCCGGGAGATGTATATGTTGCTGACCAGTTTGGTGCCCATGCCGATGGACCGACCATTGGGGATAATCTGGCTAATGCAATTTATGCCAACTCTGGAAATGGTATTGTCTACAATGGAGCCATCAGAGATATTGAAGGCTTAAAAGAATTACCCGAATTCACTTCCTTTGTGCGGAGTTATCACCCTTCTCATCATAATCCTTCCCATGATCAGAATACCACCCTGATCGGTATGAACGTACCGATTAATTTGGGCAGTGTTATGGTCGTACCCGGAGATGTGATTTTGGGTAAAGAAGGAGGCGTAAGCGTAATTCCTGCCCATTTGGCGGAGAAGGTGGTAAAAACTTCGGAAGTGGTGCGACTGAGAGATATGTTTGGTCACCAGCGCCTCCGTGAGAAAAAATATACCGCCGGACAGATAGATTCCCGCTGGACCGATGATATTGAAAAAGACTTTTCACAGTGGCTGGAAGCAAATATTGCTGAGCTGCCCGTTTCTCAGGAACAAATACAGGAAATTTTGAAAAACCGAACCTGGTAA
- a CDS encoding FecR family protein: protein MLYFNITTKTTALKDCYILYELLEDSSFQYYAKYPDSQEAKVWTQWLEAHPEQKECAERAKQMVIGLQFRQASLSSEAIEDAWLNVDQRIRKHTYNSGSAYTNLYYSVAASVSLLILAIAAWWIFSASYQMDIQTAYGETKFLTLPDGSEVTLNANSRLRYDVRTLAGAERTVKLGGEAFFHIVQRKDQISRHSFSVITPEGGTVEVLGTAFNVQSRRNITQVVLQSGKVQFKTEKEATTLEPGEMVEYSSATKRVHKKNVQAEIYSAWKDKKLYFDETPLTSLAVTLEDTYGLKTIFKDEMLKEEKISGAITATNLNTLLQAVERLLSISISRQQDTLYFESHTP, encoded by the coding sequence ATGCTCTACTTCAATATTACTACTAAGACAACAGCCTTGAAAGATTGCTATATCCTTTACGAACTTCTGGAAGACAGTTCTTTTCAGTACTATGCCAAGTATCCTGATTCACAGGAGGCAAAGGTGTGGACCCAATGGCTGGAGGCTCATCCTGAACAAAAAGAATGTGCAGAACGGGCAAAGCAGATGGTGATAGGCCTGCAGTTTAGGCAGGCAAGTTTGTCCTCCGAAGCCATTGAAGACGCATGGTTGAATGTGGATCAGCGTATCAGGAAACACACCTACAACAGTGGATCTGCTTACACAAATCTTTACTATTCCGTAGCAGCATCTGTTTCATTGCTGATACTGGCCATCGCTGCCTGGTGGATTTTTAGTGCCTCTTATCAGATGGATATACAAACTGCGTATGGAGAAACTAAATTTCTCACCTTACCCGATGGCTCGGAAGTAACGCTCAATGCCAACTCAAGACTGCGCTATGATGTGCGTACTCTGGCGGGAGCCGAAAGAACAGTAAAACTTGGTGGAGAAGCTTTTTTCCACATTGTACAAAGAAAAGATCAGATAAGCAGGCACTCATTCAGCGTGATCACACCTGAAGGAGGTACGGTAGAAGTACTGGGAACAGCCTTTAATGTACAGAGTCGCAGAAACATCACGCAGGTGGTGCTTCAGAGTGGTAAAGTGCAGTTTAAAACTGAGAAAGAAGCAACCACTCTGGAGCCTGGAGAAATGGTAGAGTATTCAAGTGCTACCAAGAGAGTGCACAAAAAAAACGTGCAGGCAGAAATATACAGCGCCTGGAAAGATAAAAAACTCTATTTTGACGAAACACCGCTCACCTCACTGGCTGTCACGCTTGAAGATACTTATGGACTGAAGACTATTTTCAAGGATGAAATGCTGAAAGAAGAAAAAATCAGCGGAGCGATAACAGCCACCAATCTGAATACTTTGCTACAGGCAGTAGAGCGCTTACTTAGCATTTCCATTAGCCGTCAGCAAGATACGCTATACTTTGAATCTCACACACCATAA
- a CDS encoding RraA family protein — MKRNYLVFFVLSALLLSGVPVIAQQVTMSKEEMMELTSDWKGERYPDGRPKVPENLLERAKNISIEEAWGVLRNKGYHNQFEGGWKMIHDNQPFAGRALTAQYMPSRPDVDEDIKKQGEQDGRIGGTNSWPIDALQMGDVYVADGFGKVIDGTLIGDNLGNSIYAKSGNGVIFDGSLRDLEGLEKIEGFNAYVRDWDPSYIQGMMLTGINTPIRIGRATVMPGDVVLAKREGVIFIPAHLAEEVITNAEFIALRDQFGHQMLREGKYTPGQIDTRWTDEIKQSFLSWLDANPDKLPMSRAELDAYMKDRTW, encoded by the coding sequence ATGAAACGAAATTATTTGGTTTTTTTCGTCCTATCCGCATTGCTCTTATCTGGCGTTCCTGTGATAGCGCAGCAAGTAACAATGAGCAAAGAGGAGATGATGGAACTTACTTCCGATTGGAAGGGTGAACGTTATCCTGATGGACGTCCGAAAGTACCTGAAAATTTACTGGAAAGAGCAAAAAATATTTCAATAGAGGAGGCTTGGGGGGTACTTCGCAATAAGGGGTACCACAACCAGTTTGAAGGTGGGTGGAAAATGATTCATGATAATCAACCCTTTGCCGGGCGTGCCCTCACTGCTCAGTATATGCCTTCTCGCCCTGATGTGGATGAAGACATCAAAAAACAAGGAGAACAAGATGGCAGAATTGGCGGTACCAACTCCTGGCCGATTGATGCGTTGCAGATGGGTGATGTGTATGTAGCGGATGGTTTTGGAAAAGTGATTGACGGAACATTGATCGGAGATAATCTGGGGAACTCTATTTATGCAAAATCCGGCAACGGAGTCATCTTTGACGGCTCACTACGTGACCTGGAAGGCCTGGAAAAAATTGAAGGCTTCAACGCTTATGTGCGAGACTGGGACCCCTCTTACATACAAGGTATGATGCTTACCGGTATCAATACGCCTATCCGTATCGGAAGGGCTACAGTGATGCCGGGTGATGTGGTGCTGGCCAAAAGGGAAGGCGTGATTTTCATTCCGGCACATCTGGCAGAAGAAGTCATCACCAATGCTGAATTTATTGCACTTCGCGATCAATTTGGCCATCAGATGCTTAGAGAAGGTAAGTATACGCCCGGCCAGATTGATACCCGCTGGACCGATGAGATTAAGCAGAGTTTCTTATCCTGGCTGGACGCTAATCCCGACAAATTACCTATGTCACGTGCAGAGTTGGATGCCTATATGAAAGACCGTACCTGGTAA